One window of Quercus robur chromosome 5, dhQueRobu3.1, whole genome shotgun sequence genomic DNA carries:
- the LOC126725441 gene encoding protein CURVATURE THYLAKOID 1C, chloroplastic, with amino-acid sequence MASIVASLPPPLLLHGRKTLFTTLQKVPVSSIRGFSHIAERQTRVTVIVKATGEGSESSTSLSIVKSVQNVWDKSEDRLALIGLGFAAIVAFWASVNVITAIDKLPLIPGVLEFIGILFSSWFIYRYLLFKPDREELFKIIDKSISDILGQ; translated from the exons ATGGCTTCCATTGTTGCTAGCTTGCCCCCACCATTGTTGTTACATGGTAGAAAAACCCTTTTCACAACTCTGCAGAAAGTTCCAGTTTCTTCTATTAGAG GATTTTCTCACATTGCAGAGAGACAGACTCGCGTTACTGTAATTGTGAAGGCCACTGGGGAAGGATCTGAGTCTTCAACCTCCCTTAGTATTGTTAAATCTGTTCAAAATGTC TGGGATAAATCTGAAGATCGGCTTGCTCTTATTGGTTTGGGGTTTGCAGCTATAGTTGCTTTTTGGGCGTCGGTAAATGTGATTACG GCCATTGACAAGTTGCCACTCATCCCTGGTGTGCTAGAATTTATTGGGATACTGTTTTCTTCG TGGTTTATATATCGCTATCTCCTATTCAAGCCCGATAG AGAAGAGCTTTTTAAAATCATCGACAAGTCCATATCAGACATCTTGGGTCAGTGA